One region of Methanobacterium formicicum DSM 3637 genomic DNA includes:
- a CDS encoding stage II sporulation protein M — protein MAKEKYEGLISGLYNRNETYFILSAMLFIASIFIGYAFAGMLEPILGKMLGDFKRRLVQGELQLTTFSLFANNLKVALLLYGGGLLFGLVTAFYLISNGVFIGYTAAQFQLGDFIIYTLPHGVFEVLGIIIAGAAGFKLGSIVINILKGLLKLQSDFSMSNQVKYLLEANWDDLKDTLIMMGIAVVLILIAAVIEANFTIAWASYMKGVA, from the coding sequence ATGGCCAAAGAAAAATATGAAGGTTTGATAAGTGGTTTGTACAACCGTAATGAAACATATTTCATACTATCTGCCATGCTGTTCATAGCTTCCATATTTATTGGATATGCCTTTGCCGGAATGCTGGAACCTATTCTGGGTAAAATGTTAGGTGACTTTAAAAGGCGTCTGGTTCAGGGAGAATTACAGCTAACCACTTTTTCTCTATTTGCCAATAACCTTAAAGTTGCTCTCTTACTTTACGGAGGAGGCTTACTTTTTGGACTGGTAACTGCTTTTTATCTGATTAGCAACGGAGTTTTTATTGGTTACACCGCAGCTCAATTCCAGTTAGGGGACTTTATCATATACACATTACCCCATGGTGTTTTTGAAGTTTTAGGAATAATAATTGCTGGTGCTGCAGGATTCAAACTGGGAAGCATTGTTATTAACATTTTAAAAGGCCTGTTAAAATTACAATCCGATTTCTCAATGTCCAATCAAGTAAAATACTTATTGGAAGCCAACTGGGATGATTTAAAGGACACGTTAATCATGATGGGCATAGCCGTGGTTCTAATCCTGATAGCCGCCGTTATCGAAGCTAACTTCACCATTGCTTGGGCCAGTTACATGAAAGGAGTTGCATGA
- a CDS encoding tryptophan--tRNA ligase, with protein MIDPWSSAIVNYEKLIEEFGIKPFHDLLGDLEDPHILMRRGIVFGHRDYGRIVKAIREKTNFAVVTGMMPSGKMHIGHKMIVDQLIWYQEKGAEIYIPIADMESYSARGIDFPEAKNIAIEEYITNYIALGLDPDDKNLHIYLTSENKIVTDLAYKLAKRVNMNEMKAIYGFSGSTNIAHIYAPMIQVADILHPQLEECGGPKPTVVPVGPDQDPHIRLTRDIAERFQSQFKFITPSSTYHRFITGLTGGKMSSSKPKTAIFLSDSPDVALKKLKSAKTGGRESLAEQKKMGGVPEDCVIYEMLLYHLLPSDSQLKEIHQQCREGSIMCGECKAHAAERMKDFFKDLKKKREKAKNKARTILDDELNTGCIS; from the coding sequence TTGATAGATCCATGGAGCTCAGCCATAGTAAACTATGAAAAACTCATAGAAGAATTTGGAATAAAACCATTCCACGACCTTTTAGGTGACCTGGAAGACCCCCATATCCTCATGCGAAGGGGAATTGTATTCGGACATCGAGATTATGGTAGAATTGTTAAGGCCATCCGTGAGAAAACCAACTTCGCAGTGGTGACTGGTATGATGCCCAGTGGCAAAATGCACATTGGCCATAAGATGATTGTAGACCAGCTCATCTGGTACCAGGAAAAAGGTGCAGAAATTTACATCCCCATTGCGGACATGGAATCATACTCCGCCAGAGGAATCGATTTTCCAGAGGCCAAAAATATCGCAATTGAAGAATACATCACCAACTACATCGCTTTGGGCCTGGACCCTGATGATAAAAACCTGCATATCTACCTAACATCAGAAAATAAAATTGTAACAGATCTAGCCTATAAACTGGCCAAAAGAGTTAATATGAATGAAATGAAGGCTATTTATGGTTTTTCAGGCTCCACTAACATAGCCCATATTTACGCACCAATGATACAGGTAGCAGATATACTGCACCCTCAACTGGAAGAATGTGGGGGCCCCAAACCCACAGTGGTTCCAGTAGGACCTGATCAGGACCCACATATACGTCTTACCCGGGATATTGCGGAGCGTTTCCAGTCACAGTTTAAATTCATAACCCCATCTTCAACTTATCACCGTTTCATCACCGGCCTGACCGGGGGTAAAATGTCCAGCAGCAAACCAAAAACTGCCATATTCTTAAGTGACAGTCCAGATGTGGCTCTGAAAAAATTGAAATCAGCTAAAACCGGTGGAAGAGAAAGTTTAGCCGAACAAAAAAAGATGGGCGGTGTTCCAGAGGACTGTGTGATCTACGAGATGTTACTTTACCATCTACTCCCATCAGACTCCCAGTTAAAAGAGATTCACCAGCAATGCAGGGAAGGCAGCATTATGTGTGGAGAATGTAAGGCTCACGCTGCAGAAAGGATGAAAGATTTCTTTAAAGACTTGAAAAAGAAAAGAGAAAAAGCAAAAAATAAAGCCAGAACTATACTGGACGATGAGTTGAATACTGGATGTATAAGTTGA
- the endA gene encoding tRNA-intron lyase: MDAELIGELVIIKDKKAVALSEKSHYGKFNQDELQLSLMEAFYLQEKGKIKILDKKNQNKVISPDEMREFIQDKDLIYRYMVYRDLRNRGYIVKTGFKYGSEFRLYERGKSPGDGHSDFVVKVVTENQDISVLDFSSYVRVAHGVNKKLLLAVVDDEQDITYYNVEWTRP; encoded by the coding sequence ATGGATGCAGAGTTAATCGGAGAACTAGTAATTATCAAGGATAAAAAAGCAGTTGCTCTCAGTGAAAAAAGTCACTATGGAAAGTTTAACCAAGATGAATTGCAACTTTCATTAATGGAGGCTTTTTACCTCCAGGAAAAAGGGAAAATAAAGATTCTGGATAAAAAAAACCAGAATAAAGTTATTTCCCCGGATGAAATGAGGGAATTCATCCAGGATAAAGATCTCATATACCGATACATGGTCTACCGAGACCTTAGAAATAGAGGATACATTGTTAAAACTGGTTTTAAATATGGTTCAGAGTTCAGATTGTACGAAAGGGGTAAATCTCCTGGTGATGGTCACTCCGATTTTGTGGTGAAGGTGGTAACTGAAAATCAAGACATTTCTGTACTTGATTTTTCCAGTTATGTTCGTGTGGCCCACGGAGTTAACAAAAAACTTTTACTAGCAGTGGTGGATGATGAACAGGACATCACTTACTACAATGTTGAGTGGACCCGACCATAA
- the hxlB gene encoding 6-phospho-3-hexuloisomerase has protein sequence MEHIKKTAEGIAKHALEVIDHIDEEQVELMIQCITDSLSTFIVGSGRSELVGKAFAMRLMHLGFRVYVVGDVTTPALTEKDCLVAISGSGETKTVTLAAETAREVGTHVVGVTTDPDSTLGKNSDVVVNIESKSKVPWKYYTSHVLKGNYDDLTPMGTLFEDSTHLFLDGLIAEFMVRLGKKENDLKKLHARD, from the coding sequence ATGGAACACATAAAAAAAACCGCAGAAGGAATAGCCAAACACGCTCTGGAGGTTATTGACCATATTGATGAAGAACAGGTGGAGTTGATGATTCAGTGCATAACTGATTCTCTTTCCACATTCATTGTGGGAAGTGGAAGGTCTGAACTGGTGGGTAAGGCATTTGCCATGCGCCTGATGCACCTTGGATTCAGAGTATACGTAGTGGGTGATGTAACCACCCCTGCCCTCACTGAAAAAGATTGCCTCGTAGCAATTTCTGGATCAGGGGAAACCAAAACCGTTACCCTTGCTGCTGAAACCGCCAGAGAAGTTGGAACTCATGTAGTGGGAGTAACCACCGATCCAGACTCTACTCTGGGTAAAAACTCTGATGTGGTGGTTAACATTGAAAGTAAGAGCAAAGTACCATGGAAATACTACACTTCCCATGTTCTCAAGGGAAACTACGATGATTTAACCCCCATGGGAACCCTTTTCGAAGACAGCACCCACCTATTTCTGGATGGCCTTATAGCAGAGTTCATGGTTCGTCTGGGTAAAAAAGAAAATGATCTAAAGAAGTTGCATGCCAGAGATTGA
- the npdG gene encoding NADPH-dependent F420 reductase, producing MKIGIIGGTGDQGLGLALRFAKEGEQVIIGSRNVEKAENAVSILKDMLKTDECPNVEGRTNEETCIEADLLVLTVPLQAQMITLKSIKDHVEGKILIDATVPMESCLGGSPVKYVNMWDGSAAERTANFLKDKNVRVVSAFNNISAASLTNIENTVECDCLISGDDPEAKKEAMKLAEKIPGVRAIDCGDLENARIVEKLTPLLINLNIRNKIKLAGIRITGI from the coding sequence TTGAAAATTGGAATAATAGGTGGAACTGGAGATCAAGGACTTGGATTGGCACTTAGGTTTGCCAAAGAAGGAGAACAGGTGATTATTGGCTCAAGAAACGTTGAAAAAGCCGAAAATGCTGTTAGTATCCTTAAAGATATGTTAAAAACAGATGAATGTCCCAATGTAGAGGGTAGGACCAACGAGGAAACATGCATTGAAGCAGATTTACTGGTATTAACTGTACCGCTTCAGGCACAGATGATTACCCTTAAAAGTATCAAAGACCATGTTGAGGGTAAAATCTTGATTGATGCTACTGTACCCATGGAAAGCTGCCTGGGCGGTAGTCCAGTGAAATATGTGAATATGTGGGATGGTTCTGCTGCAGAAAGAACCGCTAACTTTCTTAAAGATAAAAATGTAAGGGTAGTATCTGCTTTCAACAATATCAGTGCTGCAAGCTTAACTAACATTGAAAACACTGTGGAATGTGACTGCCTCATCTCTGGAGATGATCCAGAAGCCAAAAAAGAGGCAATGAAACTGGCAGAAAAAATACCTGGAGTTCGGGCCATAGATTGTGGTGACCTGGAAAACGCACGGATCGTTGAAAAACTTACACCACTACTCATCAATCTCAACATACGTAATAAAATAAAACTGGCCGGTATCAGGATAACTGGAATTTAA
- a CDS encoding sugar phosphate isomerase/epimerase: MKIGVSTLALYPQPLEEVLESLEERNIDYCEIINEYPYHELDEDLLDSYQIELTVHSPLSDINLASHNQSIRDSSIEEVKKSMDRAVQWNADLVVVHPGSMPIMGKKIEERIFKYNLESLKECADYARDSGIYMCVENMPVIESLLYQDLNELNSLLEELDVYMTLDVGHAHNSGFSPSQMFSYPRIKHVHLSDNDGTFDQHNALSSGSIDFDLIFKNIEKSKYDGILVVEVKDPKDVITSLDFITKKGLI, translated from the coding sequence ATGAAAATTGGTGTTTCAACCCTGGCCCTGTACCCCCAACCATTGGAAGAAGTGCTGGAGTCTCTTGAAGAAAGGAATATTGATTACTGTGAAATAATCAATGAATATCCCTACCATGAACTTGATGAGGACTTACTGGATTCATATCAGATTGAACTGACAGTGCATTCACCATTATCCGACATTAACCTGGCATCCCATAACCAGTCCATCCGTGATTCTTCAATTGAGGAAGTTAAAAAGTCCATGGACCGGGCTGTGCAGTGGAATGCAGATCTGGTGGTGGTGCACCCGGGTAGTATGCCTATCATGGGAAAGAAGATAGAAGAGAGAATATTCAAGTACAATCTGGAATCATTAAAAGAATGTGCTGACTATGCCCGGGACAGTGGGATTTACATGTGCGTGGAGAACATGCCAGTGATCGAGAGTCTGCTCTATCAAGATTTAAATGAATTGAATTCTCTTTTAGAAGAACTAGATGTATATATGACCCTGGACGTTGGCCATGCACATAATTCAGGCTTTTCACCCTCACAGATGTTTTCATATCCACGCATAAAACACGTCCACCTCAGTGATAATGACGGAACATTCGACCAGCACAATGCCCTGAGTAGCGGGAGTATAGACTTTGATTTAATATTTAAAAATATTGAAAAAAGTAAATATGACGGTATTCTGGTGGTAGAAGTGAAAGATCCAAAAGATGTCATAACCAGTCTGGATTTCATTACAAAAAAAGGTTTAATCTAA
- a CDS encoding PINc/VapC family ATPase, giving the protein MRIVPDTSVIVDGRITRIVQEEDYQGCEVIVPEAVVSELENQANKGRDSGYNGLEELKNLQKLHGNGKIHLSYVGRRPTLEEISLARGGEIDAMIRNTAGEHKATLITSDKVQKEVAEAQGLNAVYLKPEMLEYGDIEVTKYFDKNTMSIHLKENVAPMAKKGRPGNTKLVRIRSKPLTRGQIDYMAREIVERAKSDFKSFIEIEREGATVVQFREYRISIARPPFSDGVEITVVRPVAKVSMDSYRLPGKLIDRLTNSAKGILIAGPPGAGKTTFAQAIAEFYGNLGTIVKTMESPRDLQVGDEITQYAPLEKDMGKTADILLLVRPDYTIYDELRKTKDFRIFADMRLAGVGMIGVVHATRPIDAIQRIIGRVELGMIPSIVDTTIYIDEGRVAAIYDIKLTVKVPSGMLEADLSRPVIEIRDFETGDLVHEIYTYGEQTIVMDVGLTRMKKTPIHEMAEREIIKEVKKRVPGRVEVEMKSDRRASVWVNEESIPKLIGKRGKNIEELEGKVGISIGVESLESKNRTQGKSRGKKEHIPELLSPDYVPVDVEMSGNYVVLNFGKDVVGTPFDILVDNDYLFTATVGKKGTIKIKKDIELAEIILNAKKSNQSIQSRIRQE; this is encoded by the coding sequence ATGAGAATTGTTCCAGATACAAGTGTTATAGTGGATGGTAGAATCACCCGCATAGTCCAGGAAGAGGATTACCAGGGATGCGAGGTGATAGTTCCCGAAGCAGTTGTATCTGAATTAGAAAATCAGGCTAATAAAGGAAGAGATAGTGGATACAACGGCCTGGAAGAACTTAAAAATTTACAGAAACTGCATGGTAATGGTAAAATACACTTAAGTTATGTGGGGCGCCGACCCACCCTGGAAGAAATATCCCTGGCCAGGGGAGGAGAAATCGACGCCATGATCCGGAATACTGCTGGAGAACATAAGGCAACCCTCATAACCAGTGACAAGGTTCAAAAGGAAGTAGCGGAAGCCCAGGGCCTCAACGCTGTCTACCTTAAACCAGAGATGCTGGAGTACGGAGACATTGAAGTAACCAAGTACTTCGACAAGAACACCATGTCCATTCACCTGAAAGAAAACGTTGCCCCCATGGCTAAAAAAGGAAGACCAGGAAATACCAAACTGGTCCGCATAAGATCTAAACCTCTTACCAGAGGACAAATCGATTATATGGCCCGTGAAATAGTTGAAAGGGCTAAAAGTGATTTTAAAAGTTTCATCGAGATAGAACGGGAAGGAGCCACAGTGGTACAGTTCAGAGAATACAGAATATCCATAGCCCGGCCCCCATTCTCCGACGGAGTGGAAATCACAGTTGTAAGGCCTGTAGCCAAGGTCTCCATGGACAGCTACCGATTACCTGGAAAATTGATTGACCGGTTAACTAACAGTGCTAAGGGCATACTGATTGCTGGACCCCCAGGAGCCGGGAAAACCACTTTTGCCCAGGCAATTGCCGAATTTTATGGGAATCTGGGCACCATTGTCAAAACCATGGAATCACCACGGGACCTGCAAGTAGGGGATGAAATCACCCAGTACGCACCCTTAGAAAAAGATATGGGAAAAACTGCAGACATATTACTCCTGGTAAGACCAGATTACACCATATACGATGAACTGCGAAAAACCAAGGACTTCCGAATCTTTGCAGATATGAGGCTGGCTGGTGTAGGTATGATCGGAGTGGTTCACGCCACAAGGCCCATAGATGCCATACAAAGAATCATTGGTAGGGTAGAGCTGGGTATGATTCCATCCATTGTGGATACTACCATCTACATCGATGAAGGAAGAGTAGCTGCTATTTATGATATTAAACTCACAGTTAAAGTTCCCAGTGGTATGTTAGAGGCTGATCTTTCCAGACCGGTCATTGAAATCAGGGATTTTGAAACCGGAGATCTGGTTCACGAGATTTACACCTATGGAGAACAAACCATTGTTATGGATGTGGGCCTGACCAGAATGAAGAAAACTCCCATCCATGAAATGGCAGAAAGGGAAATCATCAAAGAAGTCAAAAAAAGAGTTCCAGGACGGGTGGAAGTGGAAATGAAATCCGACCGTAGGGCCTCAGTATGGGTGAATGAAGAGTCCATTCCAAAACTCATAGGTAAAAGAGGGAAAAACATCGAAGAGCTAGAAGGGAAAGTTGGTATAAGTATTGGTGTGGAATCTCTTGAATCTAAAAACAGGACCCAGGGGAAATCTCGTGGAAAGAAAGAACACATCCCTGAATTATTATCCCCTGACTACGTGCCGGTTGATGTGGAAATGTCAGGTAACTACGTAGTTTTAAATTTTGGCAAAGATGTGGTAGGAACTCCTTTCGATATTCTGGTGGACAATGATTATCTTTTCACCGCTACTGTGGGTAAAAAAGGTACTATCAAGATAAAAAAGGATATTGAACTGGCAGAGATAATTCTTAATGCTAAAAAGAGTAATCAATCTATTCAGTCCAGAATCAGACAAGAGTAA
- the hisI gene encoding phosphoribosyl-AMP cyclohydrolase: protein MNLAELNYRHVVNGEELVIAIAQDYETGEVLMVAYMNRDAFKKTIETGNAHYWSTSRNQLWFKGESSGHVQEVKEIFTDCDQDAVILKVKQLGAACHEGYYSCFFREVVDNGQKLEIVKERVFAPEKVYGDK from the coding sequence ATGAATTTAGCCGAACTCAATTACCGGCATGTGGTTAACGGAGAAGAGCTGGTTATAGCCATAGCCCAGGATTATGAAACTGGAGAAGTGCTTATGGTAGCCTACATGAACCGTGACGCCTTTAAAAAGACAATTGAAACAGGTAATGCTCATTACTGGAGCACCAGTCGTAACCAGTTATGGTTCAAGGGTGAAAGCTCAGGCCATGTGCAGGAAGTAAAAGAAATCTTCACTGATTGTGACCAGGATGCAGTGATCCTCAAGGTGAAACAGCTGGGTGCTGCATGTCACGAGGGTTATTATTCATGTTTCTTCAGAGAAGTCGTAGATAATGGACAGAAACTCGAAATAGTTAAAGAAAGAGTTTTTGCACCTGAAAAAGTTTATGGAGACAAATAG
- the hisS gene encoding histidine--tRNA ligase, translated as MELQKPRGTRDFLFKEMKERKLVENTMRKVFESYGYQEIKTPIFEDLSLFTLKSGEGITEEIYNFQDKGGRDLALRPELTAPVARLYLNQLQKAPRPIKMYYFGSCFRYERPQKGRFRQFWQMGCELIGGKSPDSEAEIIAMASQCLEELELEDYQIHLGNLGILRGILSQDNVSSDHQDDIMALIDKGDAGELEKLLEKLKLPASSKSILLELIGMQGHREIIGEVRDIIKDYPDALKSLEELGLLLEMLEAFGCVNYTVNLGIARGLDYYTGTVFEIYVEGLGAQKQISGGGTYNLIEVFGGEKVESTGFAFGFDRVMESLKLQETLTSAEKRVDVYVAPISPEMKLDAFRITQELRNSGISTDVELAGRKLKKILSFANNSGAKFVVLVGARELENGEVTIKDMESGDQEQVPRENVSDILLNRIKG; from the coding sequence ATGGAACTGCAAAAGCCTAGAGGAACCCGAGATTTCCTCTTTAAGGAGATGAAAGAAAGAAAACTCGTGGAGAATACCATGAGAAAAGTGTTTGAAAGCTATGGTTATCAGGAGATTAAAACCCCTATCTTCGAAGATCTCTCCCTTTTCACATTAAAATCTGGTGAAGGAATAACAGAAGAAATATACAACTTTCAGGATAAAGGTGGAAGGGATCTGGCACTTAGACCTGAATTAACCGCACCAGTAGCCAGATTATATTTAAATCAGCTACAAAAAGCACCAAGACCCATTAAAATGTATTATTTTGGTAGCTGTTTCCGTTATGAAAGGCCACAAAAAGGCCGTTTCCGTCAGTTCTGGCAGATGGGCTGTGAACTTATAGGTGGAAAATCTCCAGATTCTGAGGCGGAAATCATTGCCATGGCTTCCCAGTGTCTGGAAGAGCTGGAACTGGAAGACTATCAAATTCACCTGGGAAATTTGGGAATTCTAAGGGGAATCTTAAGCCAGGATAATGTCTCGTCTGACCATCAGGATGACATAATGGCATTGATAGATAAGGGAGATGCAGGTGAGCTGGAAAAATTACTGGAAAAATTGAAACTCCCTGCCAGTTCAAAGAGTATCCTGCTGGAATTAATTGGTATGCAGGGACATCGAGAGATAATTGGGGAAGTGAGGGATATAATTAAAGATTACCCTGATGCCCTGAAATCGCTTGAAGAACTTGGATTGCTCCTGGAAATGTTAGAAGCCTTTGGTTGTGTTAATTACACTGTGAATCTGGGTATTGCCCGGGGGCTGGACTATTACACTGGAACAGTTTTCGAGATCTATGTGGAAGGTCTGGGAGCCCAGAAACAAATAAGTGGTGGGGGAACCTATAATTTAATAGAGGTTTTCGGTGGAGAAAAGGTAGAATCCACTGGGTTCGCCTTTGGCTTCGACCGGGTTATGGAATCCTTAAAATTACAGGAAACCTTAACCTCAGCAGAAAAAAGAGTGGATGTATATGTAGCCCCCATATCCCCTGAAATGAAACTGGATGCATTCCGAATAACTCAAGAATTAAGGAATTCCGGTATTTCAACTGATGTGGAACTGGCAGGACGGAAGCTTAAAAAGATCCTCTCTTTCGCTAACAATTCCGGAGCAAAGTTCGTGGTTCTTGTTGGTGCCCGTGAACTGGAAAATGGTGAAGTTACCATTAAAGACATGGAATCCGGGGATCAGGAACAGGTGCCTCGGGAAAATGTCAGTGATATTTTATTAAATCGGATCAAGGGATGA
- a CDS encoding RNA ligase partner protein, which produces MIAKQRFVLDTTAFTDNQLREEYGDGELDKTVEVLLDLIARSRIKLNMSCHMPPVTYKEFTDYITRYDCPQSIMIKAETWIVKKTPNRYDTKIPSEIFYEYVQDMRERMNKGMRISESAVWEAAVESMVMMSRGEKKTQIEMEVIGKAIKDFRKRYRAALRKGTLDSAPDLDVLLLAKELGAGVVAADEGIKIWAERLGLRFLSAKSFPKMLREYLKYYE; this is translated from the coding sequence TTGATCGCCAAACAAAGGTTTGTTTTAGACACTACTGCCTTTACTGATAACCAGTTAAGGGAGGAGTATGGAGATGGGGAACTGGACAAGACTGTGGAGGTCCTCCTGGATTTAATAGCCCGTTCCAGAATAAAACTCAACATGAGCTGCCACATGCCCCCTGTTACATATAAGGAATTCACTGATTACATAACCCGTTATGACTGTCCCCAGAGCATCATGATCAAAGCTGAGACCTGGATTGTTAAAAAAACTCCCAACCGGTACGACACCAAGATACCCTCGGAGATATTCTATGAATACGTGCAGGATATGCGGGAAAGGATGAACAAGGGTATGCGTATCTCAGAAAGTGCGGTGTGGGAGGCTGCAGTGGAATCCATGGTGATGATGTCCCGTGGAGAGAAAAAGACCCAGATAGAGATGGAAGTCATTGGTAAAGCCATTAAAGATTTCAGGAAACGCTACCGGGCAGCACTCAGAAAAGGAACCCTTGATAGCGCCCCTGATCTGGACGTACTGCTTCTAGCCAAGGAACTGGGAGCTGGAGTGGTAGCTGCAGATGAAGGGATCAAGATATGGGCAGAACGTCTGGGACTGCGATTTTTAAGTGCAAAATCATTCCCTAAAATGCTAAGGGAATATTTAAAGTACTACGAGTAA